aaaaaacaatctCAATCAATCAACTAATCAATCAATAAATATGATAATTAGAAAATTGTTGTTATATTTAAACAGACCAAATAAAAAGAGGAGACAGCTATTGTTTTGTATAAAtgattaaaaagcaaataaaaactaaacaaggttgtgtgtgtgtttagtttTCCCTCATTAAGCCATGAgtctaatacatttaaatacaatctGTTATAAACCTGTTGCCCAAACCCAAACATGCCCAGTGAAGTGATTAGAATGGAGGATTCAGGTAATATCACAGAGTGAGCAGTGTCTTTGGCTGACGCTTAAACCTTTGTAATCCTTAAAAAAGCTTTATCTGGATTTAAATGCATGCAGGATGTCTGTGTCATTACCTCCTTGAGTTTTGTGCTGTTCGACAACAGGAGACTTTTTCGCCTttagattcaaatattttttcagcaTGGGGAACAGCAAAAGTGGAGCGCTTTCCAAAGAGATCCTAGAAGAACTACAACTCAACACCAAATTCACCCAAGAGGAACTGTGCACATGGTACCAGTCCTTTCTCAAAGAGTGTCCCACGGGAAGGATCTCCAAACAGCAATTCGAAGGCATTTATTCTAAATTCTTTCCAGACGCAGACCCCAAAGCCTACGCCCGCCATGTATTTAGAAGTTTTGATGCAAATAACGATGGCACCTTGGACTTTAAGGAATACATGATTGCCCTTCACATGACATCTTCTGGCAAAACAAATCAAAAACTGGAGTGGGCGTTTTCCTTATATGATGTTGACGGTAACGGAACTATCAACAAATTAGAAGTTCTTGAAATAATTACGGTAAACTTTCAGTTTTTAACCAACCCAAATATCTACTGAAGAAAATACAAAAGCCAAACTGATCATGCAGTGGAGTTACCAAATCTCGGATGTCTtagtaaaaaataacaatagatAATAGAAGCTTCATAAAACCCataattacaacaaaaaaatcagtGTTAGCCATTCATGAAACTTATTTGTAGCTTATCCTACAACGTCCTATTATGTATGAATTAATTACTATAGCCTACCAAATTGAATTTGGAATATAAGGTACCCACAAATTAAAACTCAGTCATTAGAACAAAACTAATGAAGGAAAAATATCTTGTTTCATTTTTCTTATAATCCTAATAGTCACATAATGCACCCAGGATTCTCCAGAGAtgtagttttaattattttctgacATTAGTTGTAAATCAAGCCCATTATATAAGAGGACAAGGCTGTTACATGAAAACAGTGCATTAATTAAGTGTTAACGTATTTATGCCCATTTCCATTTTAGTTTATTATGCACTCATTTGatactacaaaaataaaaaaaactgggaatTAATTCTAATTACAATTAAATGCaccaaatacttttttaaatacacttCTTTTCTGCAGTATGCCACATCCTTCATTACCCTAAAAGGCAAATCCATATAGATTAATAGAAACGTTTTTTATATGCTCTCAAAAGAATACttaacttaaatttaaaaaaacttaaaagccAGTATTGTTGTTCAAAATGTTCATGTTCATGCCTTAAATGCCAGTTAGGGATTTTTAAGGACATTGCAGTTTCTATGTTCCTATTCACCTGGGtcacttaagatggccatagacgcaaaggtccgatcgtacgaatcaacgtacgatcggactttccatTTCCCGAGCCTCCACTAACCATagagatcaaagtcttaccattccgaccaaaaaagtagtaaaaaaacagatcagccaatgtactacctcagacagcaatcgtatgatggttatgtccgaccaaagctagtgacagtctcccactgaaaatcgtacgatcggcaatatacgcagagatattatcggcaggcgacagaaatcttttaacctgttcgatcgaccaaacgactgatctctgccggacgaaaacttacgggactctccacacacggtccgaaaatcgtacgaatccttgattcgtacgatcggatcgttgagtctatggccagctttactgtccTTCACCACCAATAAACAAAAGCATATTAAGAAAGACTTGAAAAAATAGTACTGGTTCTGCCAAGTGTTTTCAATTTAAATCAGTTGTAGGTGGCAGACAACTTAAAGCAGTGTAGCCCCCCAATGGTGCATGAAGCAATGGTTGAGGTTTTCAGTTTGAAATACAATTATGGAAAGTTTTGGGGATCCTGTTTGCTAAGGCCAGATTTGAGTTGAACATGTATTTCGTGCTCTACATAGACTTGGAACTATACTACTATAACAATGTTACATTTGATTAAAAGAACTAGAGGCATGGACTGCCTAAAACAAACAACAATGTTAAAAGTTACCGTGGAAACCAGATTTTAAAggctttttcaaattaaaagatGTCCCTCCTATGAAATGTCAAACTCAAGATATTGAGGTCATGTCACTAAATTCAGAATTGGAAGTTTAAGGTTGCAGTTATATTTCTCCAATACATTAAGCTTGCCTTCTCCTAACATTGTGTTCATTGTAAACCACAGGTCAATTCATTCTAGTGGAATCCAATACTTTCTTGATCTCCAGAGACCTGTATATTTGATTGCACACAAAGAAATTCAGTCCCAATATTTCCTGACTGACTGATGAGACTGTGGTCTGAATAGGTTGGTTGTGTGCTTGGAATGGACAGtgatagaaatgtgtttttttcttcctaGGCCATATTCAAAATGATAACTACTGAAGACCAGAAGCATCTACCAGAGGATGAAAATACGCCAGATAGGAGAACAAATAAAATATGGGATTTCTTTGGAAAGAAAGACAATGGTAAACTGAACCAGACCTAGTGGTTATTAACATTCTTCATGTAGGGAAGTGATTATAGAGAATTATATTTTGGAGTCAGGCGTGTGAGACCTGCAGGTGCTGAGTTAGCAAAAGTGTTAGTGACAATAAAGGCTCTAGAATTGATAGTTCTAGAGCCTTTATTGCAGGATAAGCCATATCACTTTATCCCAGGGGTCTTGGAGCATCATTCTTTAAAAGAGGAAAATAGATCACAGTTTGATGAATGAGGTTTATTCTACATCTATATATCTGCATTTATGCATATTGGTAGGACTTGCAATATTGCATATCAGTAGGAGCTACTGTATTGTGGCCTTTAGAcactacagtatgagggtatagcttattgtgtgtctaggacataaattctatatatatttgttttattcataTGGGTGGTGGTaccatattgtttctcttagacagtacagtataagagTATAGCCCCATTgtgttccttctctgtatatttgtatttatattaattagtGGGACTCAACATATTTTCCTTTTGTACTGTATAAGAGTATCTAGTTCAACAAATACCTATATATGCAGGGGAGATGATAGGAAAGTTAGCAGAAATCACTCCAAAAATTTTCTTTTGTCTTTAGCTATATATTAGTTGGTAGTAGGTAGTACAACCAACCCCTAGTTTTGTAGGAAGAAATGGAATTTTAAGCCTTCACCCTTATTTAAAATTTCTACAGATGCCTGCAGTGGcgaaactaccgggggagcagggggtgcgggcCAGGGCCAcccccccagggccccccagcagcccgcgcgccactaaAATGCGGGCCGAAAATTGCGTAcggtggggggcccggctgcacgtcacgcaccacggcccgcccccctctaattACGTTACTGGATGCCTGCTTTCATAACCTATAAATTTTATGGTCAGGGGGGCAGTATTGTAGTTACATAACCTCGGACAATCATCTGATCCAAATATGAAAATGGGTCAAGCAGTCTATCGACTTTTGCAGAGTCTTAAAAGTTTTCCTCTGTACAGTATTATCTGAGTTCATTCGATAGTCAGTTGagcattatataaaatgtttttgtatacgTCAAGAAAAGGAGCAACCTATATCAAGTAATTCTAAATTAAACAACAAGCACCCCCAAACACACATACATGAGAGGAATACAAAGACTAGATCTTCTGTCGATACAGGCTGGTTGTTTTACTATAGAATCACAAGATAATCAATACACCTTGCATCCTAAAGGGCCTGCATGTAGCAATTTTAGGACAATAATGCTGAAGTTGACTTTTCCACCATTGTTGTGTGTACTGCTGCCTTAAGTCCTGTTTAACTCTACAGATTTTTATCTAAGATTGTCATGAGCAGTCCAATAATATTAATCAGAGTTGAAGACATCTATCAAGACAATTGCCCCCTATAGTTTGGTGGGGAAATACTAATTTATATGTGTCAGATCAGATGGTTTAGTGTGATGAAGTTGGCAAAGTAAACAATGTCTAAATATGTCTTCAAGAGATTAAAGGCCACAATGTAGCAACTGTAAATActgaataaaaaggaaaaggGGACTTCCTGCCAATACTCAATATATTTCCACCATCACTCTTCCATTTGGTGCATTTGAGTCCCCACCAAACAACTCTCTATAAGTAGTAATTTGTGAAATTACTTTTTTAGTTCTGTCCTTTCTTCAGTCCTCATTAACTGCAATAACTGCATTAGTACTCTGTTCTGTCCATAAAAGTTATGAGGACATCATACAATTACATCTGAGCTTAATGGTCTCCCATGTCTACTGGAAGTGAATCCTAGTTATCATTCTTTTAGTAACCTTGAAGTTCAGATATTAGTTCAGTTATCTATTCCTTCCATCCCTTCTGCTTCACAGTGAACACCTACTTCATTTCAGAAAAGTTTGACATGCTGAGATTATTATTGAGTCTCCCTTTTCCATTTAGGGTATGGCCTCTTCTTCTAGTATTTCGTTCTTGCACTACCTACTGTCTTCCTTCCACCAAATCTATTCTGTTGGAAGTTTAATTCCAAAGGCAATGCATCCTTTTAGTGGTCATTGTTTGAGTAGTCCATCAGTACATGTGGTCTACAGACCTGAACACACAATTCAAAGTGAGGTCTTAGAAGAAGAATCAACATTGGTTTCTTCTTCTGGTATTATTATGCTCTTTTACATCTACTTTCTGTCTTGATTTATTAACAGTCTTTATAGACTTAAAAATTCAAAGTGAGGTCTTAGAAGAAGAATCAACATTGGTTTCTTCTTCTGGTATTTTTATGCTCTTTTACATCTACTTTCTGTCTTGATTTATTAACAGTCTTTATAGACTTAAAAATTTTGAATGAATCTTGATAAGATTGTGTTTACTTGATGCATCACTTTTCTGAAAGAATGTTGTGTGCCTTCTGTAGATACTGTCTTTAGAACTTGTAACTCAATGTTTGATGAAATTATCACTTGCCTTGGTTTTTCCTGTTGTCTAATGGTGACTTATTTTTAAAGATTCAATGTGCCTAATTAAAATTACTCTGCTTATTTTGTTGTTTGACCTGTAAAGTAGACTTTGTTCTGTACTTCACTCTTATATCATTTATCTTCCCCACAGATAAACTCACTGAGGGTGAATTCATCCAAGGCATCATGAACAACAAGGAAATTCTTCGCTTAATTCAGTTTGAGCCCCAGAAagtaaaggaaaagctaaaagaGAAAAAGCATTAAATGACGAGCCCCAGCCAAAAACCAATTTTCCTAAGACTGTTCAATTCACAATGTTACCTACTTACTATGCTATCAAGGCCATCACAGATTCCAGCAATATAGGAACTGATCTGAAACCCTTGTTGTCCTTAATCTACATTAACACAATACTTTCATgttgtgctctctctctctctctctctctctctctctctctctctctctctctctctctctctctctctctcataattAGGGCAACTAATAATCCTTAGATTATGGTTGAACCTTCTTACACCGTGAAGGTCATAGACTATAATCTTATTTCATTAACTGCAACTCTAGGCTCTGTGTATTTAATACTTAAATATCTGGAGAATGTAGATTACTAAGGAATAAATATTATTCCAGCTATAAACTTTAGTAAATATACAGATATGTCTTGCAacatttgcttataataattcacTATTAAGAATGGAACTAAAACTACATGATCCGCTGGGAATAGTCACaagtatatttgtttaaaatcaCTTACGTATTGTTTAACCAGAACAATAACAgatattttatacaaaacaaaaaatatatataaatgcaaaaataaatcgttataataaaaataaaaaagtataagaaTGTACATTAAtaatgttaaaacatttaaacaagtaTATTAATATAGTTTATTAATATACATCACCCTGATGCTTGTTTATGGTGCTTATGtcttctttttttgtaaagttcTCATGAGCTCGGACCCAACCCAAATACCCggaattgtatatttatttattttttcctttatttacttttatttttgaattcaaggttacgaaaaaagaaaattggctgtattaaaagtaaataagaaatatatatacaatactttTTAATAGTCCCTATTTTTAGCAAATTCTCCACAGGTAAATCTCAGAGGAAAATATGAACTTTTTGCAGGAAAGATAATGGGAGATAAATAATGTACTTGTGTTTTCTCTGCTATTAGTGTGATTGAATTATTTCATGAGACCAATTAAAGTgagaattgttttaaaaaaaatatttttgtttctcttAAAGCTTTTGACAGGCTTTATTTTGGTCATATCTGTATTTCATTCTGTAGTTTCACAGTCTGTGACCCTTTAATCTTCTGGCAGTCCAGACACCCTACTGCTACACAGAGGGTACTTTTTATTTAACAACTCAACTGTCTCAACACATGACACCTTATGAAATGTTCTAGTTCAACCTTGTTTGCAGACTCTTGATATTGACGGGCCTTATAAATGCAACAGGCTGTGCCACCCAAAGTTAaacatttctgtttcttttctcaGATCTCCCCCCTCCCTTATACTATTTATTGCCCATTGTTGCCTCTCTAACTACCCCGATTCTGTTTTCCATCCCACTTTTTAAACTACTCCTGTTTCCAAcaatcagttaaaggaacagtaacaacaaaaaggTGTTTAAAAGGAaagataatataatgtaatgttgccctgcactggtaaaactggtgtgtttgttcagaaacactactacagtttatatacaacatgctgctgtgtagccatgggggctttgaatggctgcctacatggctacacagcagcttatttatataaactatagtagtggttcTACCAGTACAGAACaggagtacattatattttcgttactttaaaacactttcattttttggtgttactgttcctttaaaccctgCTTTGAAGAAGACAGAACCCTGCTCATAATGTTTCATCATGGGCAAAGAGTTTTGTGTGCTGGTAGAATTATACAAATACTTATCAACAAGCATTTGCCAATCAAATACTTCTGAACACCAATGACTTCCTGCTGATTAGGTGTGTCTCCACAAACTCATGACCTAGTTGTATTTGGTAGCAAGGGTGGGTGATGTTTGGGTTATAGTAATGGTTGTCAGACATTTT
The Xenopus laevis strain J_2021 chromosome 9_10S, Xenopus_laevis_v10.1, whole genome shotgun sequence DNA segment above includes these coding regions:
- the LOC108702397 gene encoding S-modulin codes for the protein MGNSKSGALSKEILEELQLNTKFTQEELCTWYQSFLKECPTGRISKQQFEGIYSKFFPDADPKAYARHVFRSFDANNDGTLDFKEYMIALHMTSSGKTNQKLEWAFSLYDVDGNGTINKLEVLEIITAIFKMITTEDQKHLPEDENTPDRRTNKIWDFFGKKDNDKLTEGEFIQGIMNNKEILRLIQFEPQKVKEKLKEKKH